CCCGGCAGGGTGCGGGTAAAGGGGTTGGAGGTAAACAGAATAAACAGCAAAAACCCGGCGCTGATCATCCCCATCACCGCCAGCACTCTGGCAACCGCGTCCAGGGGCATCTGGCGGCTGAACAGCGCCACGGCGGCGGTCCAGCCGCTCATCAGTAATACCCACAGCAGTAACGAGCCCTCATGGGAGCCCCAGGTGGCGGCAATGCGATACCACACCGGCAGGGCGCTGTTGGCGTTATCCGCCACGTAGCGCACGCTAAAATCACAGGTAATAAACGCATACGCCAGGATAAGAAACGCCAGTAGCACCGCCACAAACTGCACCAGCGCCAGCGGCCGGGCCAGCGCCATTAATCGGGCCTGACCTCGCCAGGCCCCCCAGAGCGGATACACCGCCAGCAGCAGCGCTACACTCAGCCCCAGGCAGAGCAGATAATTTCCCAGTTCCGGTATCATTTCCCGCTCCTGTTTTCCGCATCCGGCCGGGCCATGGCGGTTTTTATCTCTGGCGGGGTGTAGTTTTCATCATGCTTTGCCAGCACCTGGCGGGCGGTAATATGATCCGGGCCGTCCAGTACCCCCTGGGCGACCACCCCCTGCCCTTCCCGGAACAGATCCGGCAGGATCCCCTGATAGCTCACCCGGACCACGCCCCGGCTGTCGTAGAGTTTAAAGCTCACCTGTAAATTGTGCGGATCGCGCTTCACGCTGCCGGGCTGGACATATCCCCCCACCCGCAGACTGTGCCCGGTTTGCGGGATCTGCCGGGTTTCATTTTTGCCATACAGGATCTCCCCCGGGGTGTAGAACAGATCAATGCTGGCGCTCAGGGCGTACATCACAAGCCCCACCGCCCCCCCGAGACCGGCCAGCATGCCAAGGGCTATCCACAGGCGGGTTTTACGGCGTGCGAGCATGATACCCCCCGCTTACGGACTGGGATTCCCGGGCGGCGCGAATACGCCGCTCCCGGGCCTGGTGGCGGCGTATGTCGGCCAGGATCCGCCGCCGCTGTAAGGCGCTGTGGGCCAGAAGCACCAGCAGGGCCAG
This Shimwellia blattae DSM 4481 = NBRC 105725 DNA region includes the following protein-coding sequences:
- the ccmE gene encoding cytochrome c maturation protein CcmE — encoded protein: MLARRKTRLWIALGMLAGLGGAVGLVMYALSASIDLFYTPGEILYGKNETRQIPQTGHSLRVGGYVQPGSVKRDPHNLQVSFKLYDSRGVVRVSYQGILPDLFREGQGVVAQGVLDGPDHITARQVLAKHDENYTPPEIKTAMARPDAENRSGK
- the ccmD gene encoding heme exporter protein CcmD, with protein sequence MTPAFASFSAFLAMGGYGFYVWLSLGVTLLALLVLLAHSALQRRRILADIRRHQARERRIRAARESQSVSGGYHARTP